The nucleotide window ATAATATGGCCGGCAGGGCTGTGTCAGATGAGCTAAAAGGGCAACTTTATGATACAAAAGGGAGAAAGTAAGGCAGGAATTAACTGTGCCATTATGCCCATGAGCGGGCAAAAGACAGAATGGGCTCCACTGGTGAGGACAGGAGGGTGGCAGTCACCCGGCATTGATGGCCGTGTGAGTCACATCTGGCAGAGGCAGAAATGAGATCATCAAACAGCACGGAGGACAGGTTTTAGATTTTAAAACAGCAAATGCATTAGAAACGTTGAGGAGTTATAATTAAGGCAAAACTCTATTGTGGATCAAGACATGAAACCCAGCACAAGCTGATTCTTAGTGTGGGGTGGAAGGAGCCAAGAACAGGAATTATCCCACGTGGTATTCCAAAGGCCTGCTGTCTACATTTCAGAGGAAGCAAAATGTGATGTTCAAAGAACTCTGTGGCCTACAGGGTAGCCAAGAAGATTACTGACAATTGAAACAAATACTAAACCTGAGATTAAAAGATCCGTGTTCAAATATGGACTCTGGCATTGAATTAGTGGGTtaattgtgtgtgtttgtgggcaCGCATACCCGCGAATCTCTTGACCTCCCTGGGTCTGAAAGTCTTCTATAGTAAAATGTCAGAATTGAAATACGTGATCTGAAAAGTGGTTTCAAGCTTTAAAATTCTAGGAAGTTAAAAACTGGGAGAGGTTACAGGCCTCTTAGTAAACAAAAGGCCTAGAATGAATGACAACATTTTTTTGCTCCAAAGGCTAGAAATGACCACTCAGAGACCAGGGAGGCCTCAGCCCAGCTGTTAGAGGTAGTCATAGCCACTCAACCCCCACTATCCTTGGCCTAAACCCACAACCGAGAAGGGCACGGCCGGCCTGGTCTTGGGACATTCCATCCCGTGGATTATTTGATGACGTCTCTGTCTTCCACCCTCCTACCAGGGTACAATTTTCTAAAAGCAGAGAAAATCCTTCCCAAGAAAATAAACACTCCCAAACAACTGTCCCATtctgttacctatttggattacATAATTACTATGAAGTCAAGACTTTCTTACTGACACGCCAAAAAAGAACTCTCAGCTCATAAGCcaaactgccctttctctgctGTCCAAAAACCCCCAAGTCCCTAAAAAGCAGTCTCCAGTGCCCACTGTGATGGAATGAAAAATGTCACTGCCTCAACTCTGCTCAGAATGGAAAcagatcaaaatattttaagtccATGGGGGATATATAAGTCCTGTATACTATCTTctccaacaataacaacaataatacatACCCTCACTAATGCCCCAAACAGCCATTCAGAGGGAGAGAACACTGGATATTTTTTCTGGCTCTGTCGAGGATAATTTAAACAAGTGTCCATCTTAAGTTTTTTGTTGGATCGTCTGTAAAAGGAGGGCACCGATAGTTGTAACTGGCATCATTTACCAGCCATCAAGGAAAACAGCTAACTCCCTCCCTAATCACCCCCACACCAGGAAAAAACCACTGGGCCAAGCTGACTAGACTCCACACAGCACAAGACTCATTAAGGCACCTCGACTCTTCTGGTTGAGGCAGCGGTAAAAACGCTGAGGGTTCCTTTTACAGCCTGCTCTAACTTGTTCGTCTGGATCAATGTAGAAACAGCAGcaattttctctttgtaattcctCTCCAGGAATTAAACAGGGCTGCGATATTCCTGGAAGGGCTCCTCACTCCCAAATCAGAAGGCCCTCACTGTACCTTGCTCCTTTGGttggtgtgaagatgaaatgagatgatgcatgtaaAGTGCTGAGCTGAGATCCTGGCACATGATAAATTCGATAAAGAAATGATGTtagtaattataaaaaaaaataataaccaagaaaacaaaaccaaaataaaagacTGTCTCCTGATGCTTATCGACCTACTTGGAACAGGGAAGACTGAAACGTAAGGCAACAGTTTCACAGCACACTCCGGAGATGTCTTTGCTGTCCTCTGGATTTCTCATAATTAGTCACTTGCTAGCAATAATGCAGAACTTTCCACAATTCCACGGATACTCATACCCTGCTAGTGCATCCAACTCTCAATAACTGGGAAGTATCAGAGTGTTTGAAACAATGAGaacagaaatgcaaaagacctaAAAGAAATTCCACAAAGCCCCTTAGCACTGATCATGTGGAAGTTTTGCCAGAAAAGTCAAACACCCCACACTAGACAACTGCTGTCGGTGGGCAAAAAGGGTAAATAAAGCACAGACTCTGAACATCCTAATGAAAAGGTTATCTCCCCATCACAGACCAGACCCTAAAAGTatagctcttctttatattttaggCTACAAATAACTTCTTCCTAAAGCCCACCTGGCAATCTCCTGTGTTGGGCTCTGCTGTTTGGACACGCCTTGTTATGTTTTCCTTCCAGGCACAAAACTCTTTCTCAGGAGCTTcatgaaaatatgaatattttcatGATATGTGATAAGCAGGTTTTACTATAATTTATAACTGAATTTTCTAATTCACTTGGGGCACACACATGATATTACAGGTTCCCCTcccccaaatattttttaaaaggtggcAAAATGAATGTCTGGACTCCAGAAAAGATGGTGCATTTGCAACAGTCATGAGACTGTGTGGCAAAAAGTAAATGGCCATAaaactgttaatttttattttcttttatgcctaCTCAACCTTTAAAAGACTAGGATATGTCACAATTTTTGTAGTTTCTAAACCATGTTTTTGCAAAGATAAAGGGCATTCATGTTATGCGCATTCAACTTGTAAAAGACTTGGCAATTCTTGCAGTTTCTAAACCATGCTTTCCAAAATGCAAAGGGCAAATGTGGCCCCTAACTTTAAGAAGGGCGAGTAATGTTTCCCCTCTTGCTGAATACTTGGCTTCTTTCGTTTGACATAAGTTTTTATGGCAACCCTCTATCACCATGAAAGTGCACGTTCTCTATGATTCAAAGTCATAAGAGCAACTtgtaaaagtcaagtttttttatttaatacattCTAATCAAATAGTAACAGCAGTAAAtaaacactttgaaaaacaggCAGGTATCCCCCTATATCTGGAAGAAAATTAAGTCAAAGTATTCTACGTGGTAGAAGGGAGACAACTGCTGATGTCCATGGTTAGACAATCCCAGGACAACTGGGGAATTTCTGAAGCCACTTCCAAAAAATCAATGGCCACAGGTTGGGACAGAGCTACTTCAAAGGGTAAAATGTCTCTATCTACATGGTTTTATTGACAGGGATTGAGTGGCACCTATAGAGCGTGACATTCTTGTCTTTAGCCTTAAAGGAAAAGACCAAGTCTTTTCCGTTTGCACCAGtttgaaatatttctgaaataagGCTCCCTTAAAATGGATTACTACAGTACTCGTTCACAGGAGCGAGTTCATACATGTAGTAAAAAGACGAATACAGGATTTCATGGTCACCTTTTTTTGGTTGATTTGGTTAATTGCATAAAACGaaggataaatactcagaagcaTATCTGTTTAACAAATCTCCTAGGTACATCAGAATGCAAACTATAAAATGTCCTAAAATAGACTCTGATCACCAGGCAGATGAAATTGAAGGTAAGCCTGTGTCAGTTTGGCTCTACCCGCTTCCTCAGGACTCCCAGGTGGAGTTCCTTCCCTACTACCAGCGCTCGGACCTTCCACCCAAAAGAAAGGAACCTCAGAAAGACAAGGCATTCTGATCAAATGTTCCTCCAGCCTTTCCTtgggacattttatttttaactcaaaGGGATCAACTGTTCTTGGTCAGCCTTAGGAAGGGAAGCCTCACTCAGGTGAAAATATTCCGGGGAACTTGAAATACCTAGCTACCTCATCACACGGTTAAATTAGATTGACTTCAGCTGTTCTTAGGATTCCGCGTAGTTATCCAGAGCAGTCACTCAAGTTTTGGTTCTCTTTTACAATAGCTGCATTCGGAGATACTCTATATGAGGCatgtttagaaaaagagaaacacttATACCTGGAATTTATATTCTTCCAAGTAATCTTTTAGTCTTGTTGGTAAAGGCAGTCCCCAGATGGTACCGGTACATTTGTTAATGGTGAGTCTACAGAGATGCTGCAGAGGTGGTGCTGACGTGTAGAGCGGTTTGGTCAGATAAAGGTGAACAGTGCCGTTCCGGGGGGCTTCTGGGCCCGTCCGCTTATCCTTGCACATCTGAACATAGTAGTCGATCAGATGAACCACACTGTCAAATTGTTTAAGCTTGGATTTGACACATATGATAGAGTCCAATCTGAATTTCCCATCTTGGTATTCGATTCGCAGGTTAGTTGGTCCAGCTGATGTTTTAACAGAGATTGTTAGTAGGTAGTCTGAATGCGAACTATCTCTAAGCAAGAAAGTTCCTTCTGGTGcctcttttaatttctctttggcTTCATTAACAGTCATACTTCCCCAGTACCAACCTGGGGTtttcattcaaaaagaaaaagaaaagaggataaAATAGTTATTATGAAGAATTTTCAAAATAGGGCAAGTACTTGACAACAATCTTTCTAGCTCTAAGAAGAAGCATGTGAATGCAAGTTTACCAGAGGCTACCATAAATACTTTCAGGAGAAATTTAATGAGACTGTGGTCCACTGGATTTTATGAACACAAACTGTGAGCCAGTTTTCTTTTCGAAAAAGTAACTTTCTGTAGCTGTTCTTTCAACTGTCTTAAGATTTTCTCTGAACCAAACAAAAGAAGATTTGCAATATGACACACTGGCTGACAAAGCATGACACTTCTAGCACCATTCAAGTGAAATCAAAGATTTaaagtaaattagaaataaatcagaagttgGAAATAAAAGCCATGCCCTTAAAAAAGTGGGAAACCCAACTCCAGTAATTCCAATAGAGTAAAACTAGAAGCAACTTTCCGGGTGGTTGGAGTCCCACCTTCCCTCTCCCCAAATCTGTTCACGGCTGCGTCTCGCTGTTCAAAACCCCCGACAGCGCTGCTATTCGCCTGTTTCAAAAGTGCAGTTCAAGTACAGCAACTTCTGTTTGCAGCTTGGATTAGAGCTACCTTATCACTCACCGAGAAACGAGGGAAACCCCAATTGCTAATTAGTGCTTCAAGTTTACAATCTCCCCTCAACTCTGTTGGACTTTGCTCTCATCCAAACCCAATCACAACCGTCGGTCTCCCCCGCATTCCCCGATTTGATCTGCCTGCACCATTTCCCGGGCCCACCCCGTTTTCAAGAATGACTTAGAGACATTCTGCATTTAAGAACGTTGAATAATGTGCCCACTCCCCCCTCCAAAAAACTCGCTCGGATACCTGCAATCTGCCGGTTCCTCCCGCTGAGGGAAAGCCCGTGGCCCGCACGGAAAGACCGGAACCGCAAGTGAGGGGCTTTTCCCTCTTCCTGGTGCTACTAAAGCTTCAACTTTTTGCCCCAAACGAAAGCTTTTAGGATTCAGATTTTGAAAGTTTGCATGGTTTgccagaattttgtttttttcaatcttttcttctttcagatGCCGGGAGACGACAGCGAGCCGCGCAAAGCGCAGGGCTGCACTTGAAACAAGCAACACCCTCCCGGGCGCGCCGCCCCCGAAGGCCGCGCTCGGCGGGGGCTCGGCCGGCCGCGCTGCTCCCGGCTGCCGCAGCCGCCCGCGCGGCAATCTGTCGGTCCCTGGACTGGGCCGCCAAGATCCCGGGCTGCAGCGGCTGCTCCGCCCGGGAGCCGGATGCAGCTGAAGCTGCGAGCAGCGCAGCGCCCACTAGCCGCCCTCGCACCCCGCGGAATGAGAGGCTCCAGGCACTTTCTCCCGCAAGGGTTCGAGCCCGAGTGCCGACCCCCGAGCAGCCGCGGAAAACAGTCAGGTTCCAGCGCCCTAAGTGGTTATTTCCATGGAGCCTTTCTCGGCTTTGCCCTCCCCTAGGCCTCTGAGTCCCTCGAGAACCACTTTCCTTTAGCATTCCAAGGATCCAGGGCCGCGCGGGCATCCTCTCCGCGGTCCCCCGCCCTGAGGCGGGGACGGAAAGCGAGGGGACGTATTTCCATCCCATTCTTTGCGCTCTCTCCTCGGCCCCGCTTCCCAGCTGCGCGACCCACCAGCACAGCCCCAGCCGCGTCTTTGGGGAGGCGCCCCCTCCCGCACGCGCCGCGGCCGGTCCGCTCCCTACCTGTTTGACTGAGCTCCCGCAGGGCCTTCGCCAGACGCGCCGCCTCCGGGGACGGCTCCTCCGCCGGCCCTGCGGTCCCCCACTGGCTCCGCGTCCCTTCCGCGCCATTCCCGGAGGGCTCGAGGCACCGCAGGGTCATGGGAGAAGGGTCACCACGGCAAAGACAGGTGGCCGCCCGAGGAGTCAAAGAGGGGCACGCGTCCTTCCTGGAAGTCAGTGGGAACCCAAAAACGCGTCCCTGGGGGGTATCCGaaatggtgggggaggggatggggagctGCTGGCTCTTCCTCCCCAGGTCCCGGTTGACGGATGGCAAAGTCGCCCGCAGGCGCGGTCACCCACAGTTTGCCTGCAAAGAGAAAGTGTGGGGTTGGGTCAGTTCGAACTGGACCCCTGCGGTTGGGGTGTGGGTGGGAAGACACAGACGTGGAAAATCCCGGGGACTCCTCCGCGTCTATGCTCTTGCACCGTTTAACCCCAAGCATCCAGTTACCGCCCTGGCCCAGCGCTAGAGAAAGGAGGATAAAGAGAGAGCAAGGATCCAAGACGCAAGAGTTGGCGCGGGGGGagcgggggagggaggggacaggatgagggtggggaacgggGTGTCTTCCCGCCCAGGGCTGCTTGCTGAAATCGCAGACTAGAAGGGCAGAGAGTCACCTGCGGGTACGGTGGTAAAT belongs to Diceros bicornis minor isolate mBicDic1 chromosome 25, mDicBic1.mat.cur, whole genome shotgun sequence and includes:
- the SOCS2 gene encoding suppressor of cytokine signaling 2 — encoded protein: MTLRCLEPSGNGAEGTRSQWGTAGPAEEPSPEAARLAKALRELSQTGWYWGSMTVNEAKEKLKEAPEGTFLLRDSSHSDYLLTISVKTSAGPTNLRIEYQDGKFRLDSIICVKSKLKQFDSVVHLIDYYVQMCKDKRTGPEAPRNGTVHLYLTKPLYTSAPPLQHLCRLTINKCTGTIWGLPLPTRLKDYLEEYKFQV